One window of Myxococcus xanthus genomic DNA carries:
- a CDS encoding lytic transglycosylase domain-containing protein, giving the protein MRLSPLSGSASSAVRSPAQDVSVSRPSASLSGPSGASAQKPSLGRIGMQQDGFDLGGGKAESLGKLLEGALAIINTLAQLQQAMQAGGAAGGAQGASYGQGISGAQGAQGASSSKCFLDSSFSPASARGGRPPVELNPSAQGPSPFMNEPVEGLTSAPAAGGPAPAPAPVSDIEGAPVGGIGAAPSVGASTGAGGASLGGNLPPALEKLRPALESAAAKTGVPVEMLAAQVWAESRGKVDASSTNGGNGMTDTGLMQVNPNTFKGLQDKYPELQGKNLSDPETNILAGACYMKDMKAQFGNWDLALRAYNSGPNGVDKSNPHAIPAGLGSADYVRNVNQFASTLASGQGALPA; this is encoded by the coding sequence ATGCGCCTCTCTCCTCTCAGCGGCTCCGCCTCCTCCGCCGTCCGCTCCCCGGCCCAGGATGTCTCCGTCTCCCGGCCTTCCGCGTCGCTGTCTGGTCCCTCGGGTGCCTCGGCCCAGAAGCCGTCGCTGGGGCGCATCGGGATGCAGCAGGATGGCTTCGACCTGGGCGGCGGCAAGGCCGAGTCCCTGGGCAAGCTGCTCGAGGGGGCCCTGGCGATTATCAACACGCTGGCCCAGCTCCAGCAGGCCATGCAGGCGGGCGGCGCGGCGGGTGGCGCGCAGGGCGCTTCGTACGGCCAGGGCATTTCCGGTGCTCAAGGCGCCCAGGGCGCGTCCTCGTCCAAGTGCTTCTTGGACAGCTCCTTCTCGCCTGCGTCGGCCCGCGGTGGCCGTCCTCCCGTGGAGCTGAACCCCAGCGCCCAGGGCCCGTCTCCGTTCATGAATGAGCCGGTGGAGGGCCTCACGTCGGCGCCTGCCGCTGGTGGCCCCGCGCCCGCGCCCGCTCCGGTGAGTGACATCGAGGGTGCGCCGGTGGGCGGCATCGGCGCGGCGCCCTCGGTGGGCGCGAGCACGGGTGCCGGCGGCGCGAGCCTGGGCGGCAACCTGCCTCCGGCGCTGGAGAAGCTGCGTCCGGCGCTCGAGTCCGCGGCGGCCAAGACGGGCGTGCCGGTGGAGATGCTGGCCGCGCAGGTGTGGGCGGAGTCGCGCGGCAAGGTGGACGCCTCGTCCACCAACGGCGGCAACGGCATGACGGACACGGGGTTGATGCAGGTGAACCCCAACACCTTCAAGGGGCTGCAGGACAAGTACCCCGAGTTGCAGGGCAAGAACCTGTCTGACCCGGAGACGAACATCCTCGCGGGCGCCTGCTACATGAAGGACATGAAGGCGCAGTTCGGGAACTGGGACCTGGCCCTGCGCGCCTACAACTCCGGTCCGAACGGCGTGGACAAGAGCAACCCGCATGCGATTCCCGCGGGCCTGGGCAGTGCGGACTACGTGCGCAACGTGAATCAGTTCGCCAGCACCCTGGCTTCCGGTCAGGGCGCGCTGCCGGCGTAG